Within the Peromyscus maniculatus bairdii isolate BWxNUB_F1_BW_parent chromosome 2, HU_Pman_BW_mat_3.1, whole genome shotgun sequence genome, the region ATAGCCCTGCTGAGACATGAGCGTTACTGCTAATTGTCCTTTcgcaaatgaagaaactgaggctcagaaaggtgAAGTAACGCACCCAAGTTCACCAGGCAGGTAAGTGTTGGAACCAGGATCAGAACTGGGTTCCCGGCCTCTTTGCATACAGTAGGCATAGGCTCCAGCCCAAGCTCCTACTCACCTGGGGGACTGTACTGATGCCAAACATGCCAGCCCCAGGCAGCCTAGGGAGAATGCCTAGGCTTTTCTGCATTCAGTTGCCTGCTCTTGACCGGCGCCCTGAGTCCTGGGGGCTCTTTCCCActcagtgtgtacatgtgtgcgcaCGTGGTGATGGGAGATGATCAAACTGGTGTGCTGATGTGAGGTTATTTTCTTAGTgaagggttctattgctgtgataaaacagcctagccaaaagcaacttggagagggaagggtttatttcagctcacacttcCAAGCAACAGTCcttcactgagagaagtcagggcaggcacttgaggcaggcactgaagcagaagccatggaggagtactggcttgctcttcctggcttgctctcagtttgctcagcctgccttcttagaGCACcaagaccaccagtccaggggtggcgCTGCCCACAGAGATCTGGGTCCTCTCACATcacacatcaatcaagaaaatgcaccacaggctggcccacaggctaatctggtgagggcattttctcagctgagggtgcctcttcccaaatgactttagcttgtattaagttgacataaaactagccagcatggtTACCAAACAAGGATTAATAGACAGAGATGTTCTGGGCAAGAGGGAAGAAAAGCTTGTGTTCCTAGTGACTCTGATCCTTGTTCTTTCTGGGTGGCAGGTTTCACTttggtgatacacacacacacacacacacacacacacacacacacacacgcacacacgcacgtacgTACACAGAGTGATTTCCTTAATGTCAAGCTGAGAGAAAGTCCATGATTTGAACCATTTCACATCTTTCTCTCAAAGTCCTAGGGAGTGCAGTCCAATGTTACCTCCATGTTGCAAACACTAAGGCTCAGAGGTCAAATAACCTGACCAAACTGTGGCAGAGCAAGGAGTAGCCTCAGCTTTGGCTACAAAGCTTGTTCTAACCAGCTCTCACTGCCTCCAGGTAAGCACCAAGTTGGCACAATGGTGGGGCTGGGAGCCTGCACCCTGACTGGAGCGGCCCTGATCTTCTTGCTACTCCCTAAAAGTAAGTTGTGGGCTAGGGAGGAGGATTAAAAGGGAGGCACAGGCCCCCAGGCTGCTATGTGCCGGACCCTAGGAGGGTGGCAATGAACAAAACAGCCAAGGTGTCTACATCACAGAGTTCAGAGGCAGCAGAGCAGTCACGATTCTAATTACAAGGGGTAGAGGGACTCCAGGATGCAGTCTGCTCACCAAGATGCGCACATGCCAACCTGGTGGGAGAGGGTCAAAGGAGCACCATGAAGGGGGAACCGCAGGTGCGAAGATCCACAGATGGGAGCGATCATGTTGCTTCTTCAAGGATGGACCCGGTGTCTGCTAGCTGAAGCCACGGTCTGAGCTGAAGCAGTGAGAGTGAGGCCAGGGGCCATGTGAAAGGTGTGAAACTTCGTCCTACCCTTGACTGAGCATACTGACCTGCCAGCTAGGGTTCTGCACAACTGTGGGAAGACATCTGATTctcttagctgggcggtggtggcgcacacctttaatcccagcactctggagacagacgcaggtggatctctgtgagttcaaggccaccctggtctacagagtgggttccaggacagccaagggtacacagtaaaagcctgtctcaaaacagaacaaaataaaacaaaacaaaacaaaaaatcagagtCTTCCAGAGACACAAAGGTAGTGCTAGATAAGGAAGGAAATCAAGCCTGATGCTGATTCACCATAGACAGGCATTGAGACTTACTGCCAGTAATTAGGTCCTTAATaatgccagccacacagccacaggaGGCTGGAGTGTGGCGGAGACCCCACAGCAGCCCATGAAAGAGGGGAAATACCTTTAGACTATAGGGGTCTCTGGGTTTAGCAGCGGAAGTACTGACTAGGCTATAAGGCTATAAAGTGGGAAGCTAACCCGATTATCCCATCCTACCTGAGGCCGTTACACGCCAGGATCTTAGTAGCTTTGGGAAGGTACTAGATAGGATGTAAGGCTTGACCGGTTCACTCTACAGGGACAGCTCTGGGATCTAACTGGTAGGAaccatttctttctccattcacAGATGGAAATAGTAAGACCCAGGGAGTCCCACTTACATACACTAGGGTCACTAATAATAAGTAAGACAGGCAGGCAGTCTAGTACTGTGTCTAAGCTCACACCCATCACATCAGCCTGCCTTTGCAGGCAGTCACGCCTTTGAAGTGTCACAATCAAGACGGGCTCTTACAATCAGATCTGAACTGGACAGGGATGGCTGTGGCCTTGAGGGTTCTTATCACTCTGTGGCTTTCACTACGCGGTCCCTCCCTGGTGAAGAACTGAAGCTGTCTAAGAGGAATAGACTGCATTCATAACTGCATTCAGGGAAGGCATGGGATACAAATGTCCACACAGCAGGGAGTATGCTCATCGTGGGGAAGGCCTTCACACCGTGGGAAGTGTTTATACCACAGGGCTTGTTCACGTCACAGGAAGCATTCACACCATGGGGCATGCTCACATGATAGGAAGTGCTCATAACCCTGGGGAgcattcacaccacacacacaggaagtgttCATGCTTCTGGGAGTGTTCACACCTCCGGGGGATGTTCACACTGTAAGGAGGGTTCACGCCAAGGGAAGTAACGACCACAAATCCGGAGCTGCTTTTCTCTGCAGAGCTCATTGATAACCATTTACGAACACATTGTCTCTATCTCTCCCTATAGGGTATCTTGCAGGCCCCATACTTACTCTTCATGTTTAGTCCCCGTGTCCTTCCAGGTGGGAGggtgagaagacagaggagggctCTGAGGCTAGGAGTCCAAAGGTTGGCCTGGCAGAGGAATCCTCCAGGGCCCACTCTCTATCGATCCAGGTCTGCAGAGCTGCGGGCACATCAGGATCTCAGTCCCCATTGTCCGCCTGGGGGATCCTGTCATGGCCTCCTGCACCGTCAGCCCAAACTGCAGCAAATTGGACAGAGAGCCACGGATCCTATGGAGACTGGAAGATGGACCGAACCAGCCGGGAGACAAACAGTGGCGACTGCCTGATGGGACCCAGGAATCCACCATCACTCTGCCTCACATGAACCACACCAAGGCCTTTCTCTTCTGCTTAGTGCCGTGGGCCAACAGCTTCCAGGTCCTGGATCAAGCTGAGATTCGGGCAGGCTGTAAGTCCCTCCCACTATCCACCCATCTGCTTCCAATGCCCCTCTGCCAAAACCAGGGAGAGCAATGAACTTGCTCTAGTAGCCCTTCGTGAGTATGACAGAGGAGGGTGTGGTTCTTCCTATCAGGTGTTATTATCTAGCCCATTCTCCAGATGGAGAAACTGACCGCTGGTGAGGGCGAGTGACTTACGGAAGGCCACTCTCCACCGTGTTCCTTATAGAAATACTTGTCTGCATAGCTGTTTGACAAGCTCAGGTCCTTGGCCATAAGAGAGGCTTACTTCTACCTCCTCCTAAGCCCAGTCCCAGTTCTTTCCAAATTGAGCAGCATGGAGTTTGTGCCATGCTGAGGTATAAGGAACATAAGAACCAAGGCATAatggcacatctttaatcccagcaggggaaggtggatctctgtggatttttttgtttgtttcttgtttttgttttttgtgagacacggtttctctgtgtagccctggctgtcctggaactcgctctgtagaccaggctggccttgaactcacagagatccctctgcttcccaggatctctgtgattttgaggacAGCTTGATCTATGTTTTGAGTTTCAGGGCAGCTAGGGatacccagtgagaccctgtctataccaccccccccccaaacgaAATTAGTGCTAGGGCTGGTGATGTAGCCCCATAGTAGAATACATACTTAACAatgaacaaggccctgggttccaacccTAGCACCCCACCAATCAataacagagccaggcatggaggcaaatTAGAAACTAGCGTGGACTATTATCATGAGACCTGTCTccgaaagaaaagaaagcagtgcTCACCACGGCTCCCACCTGCATAAGGACAGTTGTGAGTGCCCTGTACATAGGAAGTCACTTAGCACTCGTAGGAGTTACTTTTCccttgctgtgacaagacaccacgaccaaggacACTGTAAGAGAAAGCACTGACTTGGCCTCACAGCTCCAGAGGGTGAGAGTCCAcgatggtggagcaaaggcatggGGACAGGAACggctgagagtttacatcctgAGCAGCAAGCAGGAGACGAGGAAGGCTAACCGGAAACGGGAcaaatcttttgaaacctcaaagcccgccctccGTGACGCACCCTCTCCAACAAGcctcccaaaacagttccaccaaccgaGAACTAAGTATTCAAACACGAGTGTTTGGGGCCCACTGTCAATCAAACCACCAACAGCCCTTAAAGAAACCTAGGAGAGACGTTGGCTACCCTCGCCCCTCtttgcagataaggaaactgaggcacaggagtAGTTCAATCACTTGAGGATCCAATGGCTAGTGATTGACCAAACCAGAATGAAACCCAGGCTGTCTCTGAGGGTCTGGGATGCTCGCCCCTGACAGTAACATAGCCCTGACAGATCCACACTGCAGAAGGAATAGTCCAGCCCGAGGAAGTAaggcccccagtccaccccccccccatgcccatGAAGGCTCCTAACGTTCTTCCCACCCCATCCAGACCCTCCTGCCAGCCCCTCCAACCTGTCCTGCCTCATGTACCTCACCACCAACAGCCTGGTCTGCCAGTGGGAGCCAGGCCCCGAGACCCACCTGCCCACCAACTTCACCCTAAAGAGCTTCAGGTACATAGAGTTTCCTGCCAGCCCCTTCCTCCGGATCCTGGGTGGGGGCACGagtcactggggggggggagcccgAGGAAAAGGGCGGGGGACTTGCCTTCTGCCAAAGCCCAGCCTCTTGGCAGGAGCCGTGCTGACTGTCAGTACCAGGAGGACTCCAtcccggactgtgtgccgggggacAGGCAGAACACTTGCTCCATCCACCGTAAACACTTGCTCCTGTACCAGAATATGGTCATCTGGGTCCAAGCGGAGAACGTGCTAGGGACCAGCGAGTCCCCAAAACTGTGCCTTGACCCCATGGATGTCGGTGAGTGATACTGGGTGTGAGAAAGGGGAGAAATCTCCAGATTGGGAGACCTGGAGGGGTCTAGGGAGGGAACACAGACCTAGGCACATATGGGGAGTTTTGGGGAGCCCTggagagaaacaaaaagagagagaaataaggacCAGAGACTAGGTTCATTctttcatcttatttatttatttattagctggtttttcaaaacaaggtttctctgtgtagcccttgctatcctggaacttgctctgtagaccaggctggcctaaaatgtgccaccatcacccagatcatcttgtttatttacttattttataggGGCTGCGCATACAATATCATGGGGCACATGTGGTGGCCGGAGGGACTTTCTGGAAccgttctctcctcctaccttgAAGGCGGGGTCTCTCTTGTCTCTGATGCTGCCCTTGTGCTCCAGGCAAGATGGCCTGGGAGCGTCAGGATgtttctcctgtcttcacctcccagtTAACCacagtagtgctgggattacagatatgcccCCATTGCACTAGGCTTTCTGACATGGTCTGGAGGTTGAACTCTTGGGTTGTCCGGTTTGCGTAGTAGCTCTTTTGCCCAAGGATCCACCACCCCAGCCTTCGGGTGATTTCTTGAAgttcccctcctcccctgtgcacaccccccccacacacacacctactagGCTGTGGCAGTCCTAACGATATAGcagtgagctgggtggtggcagtgcacgcctttaatctcagcactcgagaggcagagcctggaggatctctgtgagttcgaggccagcctggtctacagcacgagatccaggacaggcaccaaaactacatagagaaagcctgtctcgaaacaccctcCCCCGAAAAAAAGATATGGCAGTGAACAAAACTTCAGAGGTCCTACCCCCCAGAATATTGCAACAGTTTCCATGGCAAAGTAACTAAAACGGGATGCCCGATGACTTTCGAAGTTGACAATTAAGTAAGTAGACCCTTGGAGGAACTGAGGGAGCAAGCCGCTGGGTATCTGGAAAGAGAATGCTGTAAGCTGACATCGCAACAGTTCAAAGCCCCTGAGGCAGGCCTTCACCTAGTAAACACAGATACTCACACCCGTAGAGATACGGCACACGGAAAGAGGCGCTAAGGCAGAGCCCTCCCCACGCGGTGGCGGGGGGAAAGTCTGACAACCCCACTCCTTACAGTGAAACTGGAGCCTCCCGAGCTGCAGGCCCTGGACATTAACCCTGACCTAGTCCCACGCCAGCCCGGCTGCCTGTGGCTGAGCTGGAAGCCATGGGAGCCTGGTGGTTTCATGGAGCAGGAGTGCGAACTCCGCTACCAGCCACAGCTTAGGGGAGCCAACTGGACGCTGGTGAGACAGAGGGCAACCTCGAGATGGAGGTGGGGGACTGAGAGAGGACACGTTGGATTTAGTGTCACCTCGCACACAACAGGTGTCCCACCTGCCTTCCAGCAAGGACCAGTTCAAGCTCTGCGGGCTCCACCAGGCGCCAGTATACACTCTGCAGATTCGATGCATCCGCTCACCTCTGCCTGGACTCTGGAGCAGCTGGAGCCCCGGCCTGCAGCTGAGGCCCAGCCTTAAGGGTGAGAAGGCAGGAGCAGCCATCAGAGCCTAGTCCGGTCCCCAGGGCCCTCCCCAACaaaaccctctcctctcccccctttTTACAGCCCCTACCATCAGACTGgacacatggtggaagaagaagcAACTGGAGCCTGGGACTGTGAATGTGCAACTGTTCTGGAAGGTGACTCTCTGagacccccctccctccccaacagAGCCCCAAGGTGGGGCTCAAGACTGCAATGTACCTGGAAGGCTGGGAGGCAGTTTGCATGCATTTCACAAGCCATAGAAGCTGGGTAGTAGCCATGGGGAGAGACTGCAATGCTGGGCTCTGGGATCCCCTGTGCCCCAAAGGAtccaggcagagaagagttaAGCAGCACCTGCCGCATGTACTAACTGGCCTCTTCCTTATAGACTTTGCCACAGGGAAATCGAGGAAGGGGGAGGCGGGGCTTAGGGCCCAGTTCCTACGGCTGGCCCACGTATCCTAGGTACTAGCCAATTCACAGTTGAGCTAGACAACTCCCTCACCATGTTCTTCCTCACCCATCACAGCCAACGCCCATGCAGGAAGACAGCGGGCAGATCCAGGGGTACCTGCTCTCTTCGAGCCCCTCAGATCAACAAGGGCCGGACAGACACCTCTGCAACACCACGGAACTCAGCTGTATCTTCCACCTGCCCTCAGGGGCCCAGAACGTGACCCTTGTGGCCTATAACACAGGGGGGACCTCTCCGCCTAGTCCAGTGGCTTTCTTAGAGAACCAAGGTAGAGGGGGCTGGCCGCGGGACAGCAGAGAGCAGCATGGGAATGTAAAGGCTGGGCTGCCTAGGCTCCTGCCTGTCTAGTCCCACGGCTTGCTAACAGAGTGACCTGGACAGGTTACTTCCCTCCCTGGCCCCTGTTGTCTCCAGAACCTGCAAGTGGATGCACCAACATTGCCTCTGGGGGGAGCCAACTTTGAACCAACTTCTAAATCAGTATTGTTAGCCAGACCTAGGTTTATCTGGGAGaatatgcatgcattcatgcacacgcacacacacacacacacacacacacacacacatacacacacacacacacacacacagataaaattcCCACTTATAAGTTGCATGTGAATGCAGATAGCAGCTGGCaaacaacctcagatgtcattcttcAGGTGCTGTCCACTTTTTCTGGAGACAGGACCTTTCACTAGTCTGAAATTCACTGATTAGAAGCTACTCTATGGAGGCTAGTTAGCCCCAGGCAgctacctgtctctaccttcccagggctgggattataagtgccACATGCCTGttttgcttgttgttgttgttatttccaCGTGGATTCTAAGAATCAAATTCAAGTCTTTGTGCTTACCCTACAAACACTTTACCAATTAAATTATCTTCCCAGCTCTGAGCTGtgtatctttttggttttttggtgttttttttttttttgttgttgttgttgtttttccccaagacagggtttctctgtgtagttttggcgcctttcctggatctcaatctgtagaccaggctggccttgaactcacagagatctgcctggctctgcctcccaagtgctgggattaaaaatgtgtgccaccaccgcccagagaGCTGTGTGATCTTAATAAGCCTCTCGACCTCTCTGTATCTCCCATTTTTTTACTCATTGATTAAAAAGGAGACGAAGGCAGTACCTCCCTGCTGTGACTGATAGGAAATGCAGTGAATCCCATACGTCAAGCTGAGGGCCAGGTTTGTTCTGTTCACCCTCCTTTAACACACCCCAAGCCTCtacaaggtgattttttttgttaacaCTTCCACTTGACCGATGAGATAGAGGCTCCAATGTTGCTGCCCCCTGGATCACAGGTCTGTTAGTAGCAAAGGCAGGATTGGAACCCAAGTGTCTAGTATTGAGGCTGCCATATTTTTCATCTTCTTTCCAGGTCCAGCTGTGACCAGACTCCACGCCATGGCCCAAGACTCAGATAGCATCTGGGTAGACTGGGAAGCACCCAGCTCCCCGCCTCAGGGCTATCTGATTGAGTGGGGCTGGAAGTCCCCCAGCCCCAATTCCAACAATAAGACCTGGAGGATGGAGCCCAATGGGAACATCACTGGAATTCTGTTACAGGGTGAGACAGgcctgggatgggggggggggggttgagggaCAAGAAAGGGGAACAGAGGGGGTGGTGATTGTCTAGAGGGAGCAAGGGCAGTGGAACCCCCCTATAGAGGCAGCCTCCCCAGCCTTTTCTGAACCCTTGCTTTGGGGAAGTTCTTCCTATGCTCTAGCCAGATCCTGTCTTTGTCTAGCCCACACTCTGCTCCTTTCCTAGTTCTCTGTTCCACCTTCCCTTTGTGACCTCCATCAAATGAACTAAAAGAGATTTCTGCCATTAGTCCCATAGTCCAAATCAGGCCATGCAGAAAGGAGATTCTGAAACTGGGTGGCAGAGGTTAGCCCCCAACCTTAGCATCATCCCATCTTCTCTCTGCAGAAAACATAAATCCCTTTCAGCTCTATGAAATCACCGTGGCTCCCCTATATCCAGGCATCGTTGGACCCTCTGCAAATGTCTACACCTACTCTGGAGAGAGAGGTTTGTCCACCATCGGaatcttctcctctctccctggctGGGCCCTAGCAACGGGGAAATGGTACCCTTTTACTTCTGGCCTTTTGAGAGGGGTGCTCTCTATCCTGGCTTACACTGGGCCCCTCGAAGCTGGACAGAATTCAGGAGATGGGGTAGAAGACAGGAAGCTGTGAATGTGAGAGAatcggggagggagggagtctcaCAGAATCAATCCATGGCCCCAGCAGAAATCCAGTGTCAGATCTGATAGAATTGAATGGAGTCCCCGACATGATTCAGAGGGTGAGTGGCAAAAATCAGATACCAAGTCAGATAAAAACAGATATGGCAGAAATCGGAGAGCAAGGATTTGCAACCAGACAGAACTGGTTTCAAACCCAGGCTCTGCACGTGTGAACCATAAAGGGCAAGGGAATTCAGATGAAATCCTGGGGTTGGTGGGGGGGCGAGGGTGGGGGGAGACTCTGGACAAAGTAGTGTGTACCTCTGACCTTAACGATTCTGATGAGGTAGGATTATGATttaggggccagcctgagctatgtggtGAGACCTCCAACTCAAACAAATACAGTGTCCTCTTGGAAGGGATGTCtcttttgtgtttctgtctctgtcttacagacacacacacacacacacacacacacacacacacacacacacacttgcttttgcttttgtgggttggagtttgatttttattgtttctgctactgttttaattcatttattattatgtgtgtatgatgtgtacaAATGGATGCACACATGCCaaagtgcctgtggaggtcagagggcagctttgcagagttcattctctccttccacctttgtgtgGTGTACTAGATAGCTTCCATTATCAGTTTGATGCTATCTAGAGTCATCTGGGTctagggaacctcaattgagcaATTGCCCACATTATATTGGCCTGTGATCACATCAGTGAGAAATCATCTTAATTGATgcgggagggcctagcccattatGGGAAGCACCATGCCTAGTTAGGCAGTGTGgatgggctgtataagaaagttaGATGaggaacctggagagatggctcagaggttaagagcacaggctgctcttccagaggtcctgagttcaattcacagcaaccacatggtggctcacaaccatctgtaatgagatctggtgccctcttctggcctgcaggcatacatgcagaacactgtatatgtaataaataaataaatattttaaaaaaaaaagttagatgaGCAAGCCAGAGAGCTAGCCAGTAGGTAGCCTTCCTCcacggtttctgcttcagttccttcttgAGTGTGTGCTCTGGCTTCCCTCAACAATGAATCATGACTAGACGTGTAAGCTTGAAAtaaactttcctccccaagtcactttTGGGCATGGTatatatcacagcaacagaaaagcagagcCTGTAAGGTccagggaattgaactcgggtctccagcctgctgagccattttgttgGCTCCTTTTATATTCGTTTTAGAACAGGGTCTTACGCTAGCCTCAAAtgcacagcaatcctcctgcctcaagtctCCAGAGTACTAGGATTTTATACATGCACAGCCACACTCAGCTCCATGAACTCTCTTTTCTCAATCATCTACTGCACACTCCAGGTTCTGGATCCAAAAACTCACCGGAGCCCGGTCAGACTCACTCGCTCTGATCACGTCAACCCTTctgcctcccccttctctctccacaGCCCTCCCTCATGCTCCAGAGCTACATCTAAAGCACATTGGCAGGACCTGGGCACAGGTGGAGTGGGTCCCTGAGACCCCTTGGCTCGGGATGATACCCCTCACCCACTACACCATCTTCTGGACTAATGAtcagaatcagtctttttgtgagtcTATCCTCAGCTCCTCAGGAGCCTGGGAGGCCTGGAAGGGGTGTTCCTCAGCAGATATTGAAATGTTTTAACACTCCAAGCTGACCAATATGCTCCACCCACAGCCATCACCCTGAACGTCTCCTTCCATGGCTTTGTCCTGGACCACCTGGAACCGGCCAGTTTATATCATGTCTACCTCATGGCCACCAGCCGGGCAGGGTCCTCCAACAGCACAGGACTAACCCTGATGACCTTGGCCCTAGGTAAGGTGGAAGGCTGGCAGTGCAGGGTGCTGGAGGGGTGTCCCACTTTGCCTCTCAAGAAATCCTGATTTTGtcaggtgtgctggcacacatctttgttgttgttgttgttgttgttgtttcgaggcagggtttctctgtgtagctttggtgactgtcctggatctcactctatagaccaggctggcctcaaactcac harbors:
- the Csf3r gene encoding granulocyte colony-stimulating factor receptor isoform X2: MVGLGACTLTGAALIFLLLPKSLQSCGHIRISVPIVRLGDPVMASCTVSPNCSKLDREPRILWRLEDGPNQPGDKQWRLPDGTQESTITLPHMNHTKAFLFCLVPWANSFQVLDQAEIRAGYPPASPSNLSCLMYLTTNSLVCQWEPGPETHLPTNFTLKSFRSRADCQYQEDSIPDCVPGDRQNTCSIHRKHLLLYQNMVIWVQAENVLGTSESPKLCLDPMDVVKLEPPELQALDINPDLVPRQPGCLWLSWKPWEPGGFMEQECELRYQPQLRGANWTLVSHLPSSKDQFKLCGLHQAPVYTLQIRCIRSPLPGLWSSWSPGLQLRPSLKAPTIRLDTWWKKKQLEPGTVNVQLFWKPTPMQEDSGQIQGYLLSSSPSDQQGPDRHLCNTTELSCIFHLPSGAQNVTLVAYNTGGTSPPSPVAFLENQGPAVTRLHAMAQDSDSIWVDWEAPSSPPQGYLIEWGWKSPSPNSNNKTWRMEPNGNITGILLQENINPFQLYEITVAPLYPGIVGPSANVYTYSGERALPHAPELHLKHIGRTWAQVEWVPETPWLGMIPLTHYTIFWTNDQNQSFSITLNVSFHGFVLDHLEPASLYHVYLMATSRAGSSNSTGLTLMTLALETSELQVFLGLLVFLISFVSFCGTVWFCCKHRKNFFWPNVPDPAHSSLSSWVPTVMTEEIFQLPSLWDAGMPPVTKITVLEEDKKLTNWDSSDNSQTSSLPTLVQAYVLQGDPRAISNQFQPSSGTNDQVLYGQVLGSPTSPEVMRYLRCDSTQPLLGGLTPSPKSYENIWFHPRHQETFVPQPPSQEDDCVFGPPFDFPRFQGLQVHGVEEQEGF
- the Csf3r gene encoding granulocyte colony-stimulating factor receptor isoform X1, which codes for MVGLGACTLTGAALIFLLLPKSLQSCGHIRISVPIVRLGDPVMASCTVSPNCSKLDREPRILWRLEDGPNQPGDKQWRLPDGTQESTITLPHMNHTKAFLFCLVPWANSFQVLDQAEIRAGYPPASPSNLSCLMYLTTNSLVCQWEPGPETHLPTNFTLKSFRSRADCQYQEDSIPDCVPGDRQNTCSIHRKHLLLYQNMVIWVQAENVLGTSESPKLCLDPMDVVKLEPPELQALDINPDLVPRQPGCLWLSWKPWEPGGFMEQECELRYQPQLRGANWTLVSHLPSSKDQFKLCGLHQAPVYTLQIRCIRSPLPGLWSSWSPGLQLRPSLKAPTIRLDTWWKKKQLEPGTVNVQLFWKPTPMQEDSGQIQGYLLSSSPSDQQGPDRHLCNTTELSCIFHLPSGAQNVTLVAYNTGGTSPPSPVAFLENQGPAVTRLHAMAQDSDSIWVDWEAPSSPPQGYLIEWGWKSPSPNSNNKTWRMEPNGNITGILLQENINPFQLYEITVAPLYPGIVGPSANVYTYSGERALPHAPELHLKHIGRTWAQVEWVPETPWLGMIPLTHYTIFWTNDQNQSFSITLNVSFHGFVLDHLEPASLYHVYLMATSRAGSSNSTGLTLMTLALETSELQVFLGLLVFLISFVSFCGTVWFCCKHSRKNFFWPNVPDPAHSSLSSWVPTVMTEEIFQLPSLWDAGMPPVTKITVLEEDKKLTNWDSSDNSQTSSLPTLVQAYVLQGDPRAISNQFQPSSGTNDQVLYGQVLGSPTSPEVMRYLRCDSTQPLLGGLTPSPKSYENIWFHPRHQETFVPQPPSQEDDCVFGPPFDFPRFQGLQVHGVEEQEGF